In Drosophila willistoni isolate 14030-0811.24 chromosome XR unlocalized genomic scaffold, UCI_dwil_1.1 Seg8, whole genome shotgun sequence, a single genomic region encodes these proteins:
- the LOC6645756 gene encoding signal recognition particle 9 kDa protein: MVFVKNWEDFEIAAENMYMANPQNCRYTMKYVHSKGHILLKMTDNVKCVQYKAENMPDLKKIEKMTSNLVGHMASKE, encoded by the exons atggtttttgtCAAAAATTGGGAAGATTTCGAAATTGCAGCCGAGAATATGTATATGGCGAATCCACAGAACTGCCGTTATACAATGAAATATGTCCATTCCAAGGGTCACATACTCCTCAAAATGACGGACAATGTAAAG TGCGTTCAATACAAAGCTGAAAATATGCCCGATCTGAAGAAAATTGAGAAAATGACCAGTAATCTGGTGGGGCATATGGCTTCCAAGGAATAA